From Haloglomus litoreum, the proteins below share one genomic window:
- the trpD gene encoding anthranilate phosphoribosyltransferase: MQDYIERVTDGGDLTQAEAREVSTLVFEEATEAQIGALLAALRAKGETEAEIAGFAEGMRAAARTISPDREPLVDTCGTGGDDYDTINVSTTSAIVASGAGVPVAKHGNYSVSSSSGSADVLEVVGVNVEAEPEAVERAIERDGIGFMLAPVFHPAMKAVIGPRRELGMRTLFNILGPLTNPAGADAQVVGTYDPALVVPMAEALARMDVERALVVHGDGLDEICLHGETVAAEVNGADVTELELAPEDFGLDRAPVDDISGGTPEDNAADLRAIVEGDETGAKRDVILANAGAAIYVAGEADSLAAGAERALAAIESGDAAAKLADLCDGA, encoded by the coding sequence ATGCAGGACTACATCGAGCGTGTGACGGACGGCGGGGACCTGACGCAGGCCGAGGCCCGGGAGGTCTCGACGCTGGTCTTCGAGGAGGCGACCGAGGCACAGATCGGCGCGTTGCTCGCGGCGCTTCGGGCGAAGGGCGAGACCGAGGCGGAGATCGCCGGCTTCGCCGAGGGGATGCGCGCGGCCGCACGGACCATCTCGCCCGACCGCGAGCCGCTGGTCGACACCTGCGGGACGGGCGGTGACGACTACGACACCATCAACGTCTCCACGACGAGCGCCATCGTCGCGAGCGGCGCGGGCGTCCCCGTCGCGAAGCACGGCAACTACTCGGTCTCCTCGTCGTCGGGGAGCGCGGACGTGCTGGAGGTCGTCGGGGTGAACGTCGAGGCCGAGCCCGAGGCCGTCGAGCGGGCCATCGAGCGCGACGGCATCGGCTTCATGCTGGCGCCCGTGTTCCACCCCGCGATGAAGGCCGTCATCGGTCCCCGCCGCGAACTCGGGATGCGGACCCTGTTCAACATCCTCGGGCCGCTGACGAACCCCGCCGGGGCCGACGCACAGGTCGTCGGCACGTACGACCCGGCCCTGGTCGTACCGATGGCAGAAGCGCTGGCCCGGATGGACGTCGAGCGGGCGCTGGTCGTCCACGGCGACGGTCTCGACGAGATCTGCCTCCACGGCGAGACGGTCGCGGCCGAGGTGAACGGCGCCGACGTGACCGAACTGGAACTCGCACCGGAGGACTTCGGTCTGGACCGCGCACCCGTCGATGACATCTCGGGCGGTACCCCGGAGGACAACGCCGCGGATCTCCGGGCCATCGTCGAGGGCGACGAGACCGGGGCCAAACGCGATGTCATCCTCGCGAACGCCGGTGCCGCCATCTACGTGGCCGGCGAGGCCGATTCGCTGGCGGCCGGCGCCGAGCGGGCGCTGGCCGCCATCGAGTCCGGCGACGCCGCGGCGAAACTGGCCGACCTGTGTGACGGTGCCTGA
- a CDS encoding phosphoribosylanthranilate isomerase, producing the protein MVASAAVDDGALATPARTRTKICGITREADLRTAVAAGADAVGVITDVTVESPRAVTVDRARDLLDAVPPFVTGTLVTMPENAEAAVRLVERLEPDAVQVHGLAPDRVAALRVRASVPVLPAVDATDARRYADAADALVVDSLDDEGGGGTGETHDWERTRDLVTELDVPVVLAGGLTPDNVATAVRTVRPFAVDVASGVEREGGVKDAEAVRAFVRHATRALDGEEVAR; encoded by the coding sequence ATGGTGGCCAGCGCCGCGGTCGACGACGGTGCGCTCGCCACGCCGGCGCGGACGCGGACGAAGATCTGCGGCATCACCCGCGAGGCGGACCTCCGGACCGCGGTCGCCGCGGGCGCGGACGCGGTCGGTGTCATCACGGACGTGACCGTCGAGTCGCCCCGGGCGGTCACCGTCGACCGGGCCCGCGACCTGCTTGACGCGGTCCCCCCGTTCGTGACGGGGACGCTCGTGACGATGCCGGAGAACGCCGAGGCGGCGGTCCGGCTGGTCGAGCGGCTGGAACCGGACGCCGTGCAGGTCCACGGGCTCGCGCCCGACCGGGTGGCGGCACTGCGCGTCCGTGCATCCGTGCCTGTCCTGCCGGCCGTGGACGCCACCGACGCACGGCGATACGCCGACGCGGCCGACGCGCTCGTGGTGGACTCGCTCGACGACGAGGGCGGAGGGGGCACGGGCGAGACGCACGACTGGGAGCGCACGCGCGACCTGGTCACGGAGCTGGATGTCCCGGTCGTGCTGGCCGGCGGCCTCACGCCCGACAACGTCGCGACGGCCGTCCGGACCGTCCGCCCGTTCGCGGTCGACGTGGCCTCGGGCGTCGAGCGCGAGGGCGGTGTGAAGGATGCGGAGGCGGTACGGGCGTTCGTGCGACACGCGACCCGGGCGCTGGACGGCGAGGAGGTGGCGAGATGA
- the trpE gene encoding anthranilate synthase component I, with the protein MSDDVGGEPTLDVSRERFGDLVAHGRRTDAGSETGVVVRAEATLPVEVEPLTAYAALSGRTTDAPAADHTFLLESAEKVASSDPDGAFTPDRSGADRHARYSFVGYDPAARVTVHPEGEDRVDIEVLDERYEDLVTPGEGDTLDTLRAALPDVARRGFGNGHRQRLDGGLVGFLSYDAVYDLHLHEVGIERPDSRFPDAEFLLTTRTVVFDDERDTVSLAFTPVVRPGDDPDAVYDDLLAEAERVAGLLADAPAPSPGGFVRTGERAGPQDAYEDAVRTAKEHVLDGDIYQGVISRTRELYGDIDPLGLYAALREVNPSPYMYLLDHDDLTIVGASPETLVSVRGDTVTSNPIAGTCDRGTSPVEDRRLAGEMLADGKERAEHTMLVDLARNDVRRVSEAGSVRVEEFMNVLKYSHVQHIESTVTGRLADGADAFDAARASFPAGTLSGAPKMRAMEIIDDLERTPRGPYGGGVGYVSWDGDADMAIVIRTATVEAGAGPDGTDLVTVQAGAGIVADSDPTSEYEETENKMRGVLVALEEIESESPDVVDDAAEPEVSR; encoded by the coding sequence ATGAGCGACGACGTGGGGGGCGAGCCGACGCTGGACGTCTCGCGCGAGCGGTTCGGCGACCTCGTGGCCCACGGACGGCGGACCGACGCGGGGAGCGAGACGGGCGTCGTGGTCCGCGCGGAGGCGACGCTCCCGGTCGAGGTCGAGCCGCTCACCGCGTACGCCGCGCTGAGCGGGCGGACCACCGACGCCCCGGCTGCCGACCACACCTTCCTGCTGGAGAGCGCGGAGAAGGTCGCATCCAGCGACCCCGACGGCGCGTTCACGCCCGACCGGAGCGGCGCCGACCGGCACGCACGCTACTCGTTCGTCGGCTACGACCCCGCCGCCCGTGTGACGGTCCACCCCGAGGGCGAGGACCGTGTCGACATCGAGGTGCTGGACGAGCGGTACGAGGACCTCGTGACGCCGGGCGAGGGCGACACGCTGGACACCCTCCGGGCGGCCCTGCCGGACGTGGCACGCCGTGGGTTCGGCAACGGCCACCGCCAGCGCCTCGACGGCGGGCTCGTCGGCTTCCTCTCGTACGACGCCGTCTACGACCTCCACCTCCACGAGGTGGGCATCGAGCGGCCGGACTCCCGGTTCCCGGACGCGGAGTTCCTGCTGACGACCCGAACGGTCGTCTTCGACGACGAGCGCGACACCGTCTCGCTGGCGTTCACCCCCGTCGTCCGGCCCGGGGACGACCCGGACGCGGTGTACGACGACCTGCTCGCGGAGGCCGAGCGCGTCGCCGGCCTCCTCGCGGACGCACCGGCCCCGTCGCCGGGCGGGTTCGTCCGTACGGGCGAGCGCGCTGGGCCACAGGACGCGTACGAGGACGCCGTCCGGACCGCGAAGGAGCACGTCCTCGACGGCGACATCTACCAGGGCGTCATCTCCCGGACCCGGGAGCTGTACGGCGATATCGACCCGCTCGGGCTGTACGCGGCGCTGCGGGAGGTGAACCCGTCGCCGTACATGTACCTGCTCGACCACGACGACCTGACCATCGTCGGCGCGTCGCCGGAGACCCTGGTGTCGGTGCGCGGCGACACCGTCACCTCGAACCCCATCGCCGGCACCTGCGACCGCGGCACCTCGCCCGTCGAGGACCGGCGGCTCGCGGGCGAGATGCTGGCCGACGGGAAGGAGCGCGCCGAGCACACGATGCTGGTCGACCTCGCGCGCAACGACGTGCGGCGGGTGAGCGAGGCCGGGTCGGTGCGGGTCGAGGAGTTCATGAACGTCCTCAAGTACAGCCACGTCCAGCACATCGAATCGACCGTGACCGGCCGACTCGCCGACGGGGCCGACGCCTTCGACGCGGCACGGGCGTCGTTCCCGGCTGGGACGCTCTCGGGCGCGCCGAAGATGCGCGCGATGGAGATCATCGACGACCTCGAGCGGACCCCCCGCGGCCCGTACGGCGGTGGCGTCGGCTACGTCTCCTGGGACGGCGACGCCGACATGGCCATCGTCATCCGGACCGCGACGGTCGAGGCGGGCGCCGGCCCCGACGGGACGGACCTCGTGACCGTGCAGGCGGGCGCGGGCATCGTCGCGGACTCGGACCCGACCAGCGAGTACGAGGAGACCGAGAACAAGATGCGCGGCGTCCTCGTGGCGCTGGAGGAGATCGAGTCGGAGTCGCCGGATGTCGTGGACGACGCCGCTGAGCCGGAGGTGTCACGATGA
- the trpG gene encoding anthranilate synthase component II: protein MSVEAAADVADDAPLVLFVDNFDSFTYNLVEYVSQHARTTVRRNTASLAELRDIDPDAIVISPGPGHPKNARDVGVTNEVFHDLSREVPTLGVCLGLEAAVYAYGGTVGRAPEPIHGKAFPVEHDGQGVFVGLDQGFQGGRYHSLVATEVPDCFDVTATTAHDDVDLVMGVRHEDHPIECVQFHPESVLTGVGHDIVRNFLDGV, encoded by the coding sequence ATGAGCGTCGAGGCCGCCGCCGATGTGGCCGACGACGCGCCGCTGGTGCTGTTCGTCGACAACTTCGACTCGTTCACGTACAACCTCGTCGAGTACGTCAGCCAGCACGCCCGGACGACCGTGCGGCGCAACACCGCCTCCCTGGCGGAGTTGCGCGACATCGACCCCGACGCTATCGTCATCTCGCCGGGCCCCGGCCACCCGAAGAACGCCCGGGACGTGGGCGTCACCAACGAGGTGTTCCACGACCTCTCGCGGGAGGTACCGACGCTGGGTGTCTGTCTCGGGCTGGAGGCGGCGGTGTACGCCTACGGCGGCACCGTCGGGCGCGCACCGGAACCCATCCACGGCAAGGCGTTCCCGGTCGAACACGACGGGCAGGGCGTGTTCGTCGGCCTGGACCAGGGGTTCCAGGGCGGGCGCTACCACTCGCTCGTCGCGACCGAGGTGCCCGACTGCTTCGACGTGACGGCGACGACCGCCCACGACGACGTCGACCTCGTGATGGGGGTCCGCCACGAGGACCACCCCATCGAGTGCGTCCAGTTCCATCCCGAGAGCGTCCTGACGGGCGTGGGCCACGACATCGTCCGGAACTTCCTGGACGGCGTCTGA
- the aceB gene encoding malate synthase AceB — protein MAALDKRTHDRKFVRTFFTTPTAEKGVDDSAKKLRSAIGLRGMQAPDVWVPDNEDATAPNMRDEGAENIAEVLAEGGADFPGEIHPRVVWHRDSPETRYKGFQHMLHIADPENGAVEHLDGFVIPEVGDIDDWKKADEFITIVENEHGLEEGSLAMSVIIESGSAELAMEKLRDEMGKPSNNLERLFLLVDGEVDYTKDMRAITPTGALPEWKELRHNTSRAASAAGLISVDGPYDDIRDVDGYHERITANNAMGMLGIWSLTPGQVVEANQSPLPPAEGYWIIDADGREVELESQDGVEVYSGDRIELEAEDGGYELEIGGDELFFETEEDLVAELLDLLDYVPSMDDIVDSMEEFEAAKEAGKGAIAMTQSATVSIDGVEVDIAKDRMWDEATYQALMTPVALFQDVYENRPDQHDDLAELYSEDVVERAMSVGN, from the coding sequence ATGGCTGCACTCGACAAGCGGACCCACGACCGGAAGTTCGTGCGGACGTTCTTCACCACGCCGACGGCCGAGAAGGGAGTCGACGACTCCGCGAAGAAACTGCGCAGCGCGATCGGCCTGCGCGGGATGCAGGCCCCCGACGTCTGGGTGCCGGACAACGAGGACGCCACCGCGCCCAATATGCGCGACGAGGGTGCCGAGAACATCGCCGAGGTCCTCGCCGAGGGCGGCGCCGACTTCCCCGGCGAGATCCACCCGCGCGTCGTCTGGCACCGCGACAGCCCCGAGACGCGCTACAAGGGTTTCCAGCATATGCTCCACATCGCGGACCCCGAGAACGGCGCCGTCGAGCACCTCGACGGCTTCGTCATCCCGGAGGTCGGCGATATCGACGACTGGAAGAAGGCCGACGAGTTCATCACCATCGTCGAGAACGAGCACGGCCTCGAGGAGGGGTCGCTCGCGATGAGCGTCATCATCGAGTCCGGCTCCGCCGAGCTCGCCATGGAGAAGCTCCGCGACGAGATGGGCAAGCCCTCGAACAACCTCGAGCGCCTCTTCCTGCTCGTCGACGGTGAGGTCGACTACACGAAGGACATGCGCGCCATCACCCCGACCGGCGCGCTGCCGGAGTGGAAGGAGCTGCGCCACAACACCTCCCGCGCCGCCTCCGCCGCGGGCCTCATCTCCGTCGACGGCCCGTACGACGACATCCGCGACGTGGACGGCTACCACGAGCGCATCACCGCCAACAACGCGATGGGGATGCTCGGCATCTGGTCGCTCACGCCGGGGCAGGTCGTCGAGGCCAACCAGAGCCCGCTCCCGCCGGCCGAGGGCTACTGGATCATCGACGCCGACGGTCGCGAGGTCGAACTCGAGAGCCAGGACGGCGTCGAGGTCTACTCCGGCGACCGCATCGAGCTCGAGGCAGAGGACGGCGGCTACGAGCTCGAGATCGGCGGTGACGAGCTGTTCTTCGAGACCGAGGAGGACCTCGTCGCGGAGCTGCTCGACCTGCTCGACTACGTCCCCTCGATGGACGACATCGTCGACTCCATGGAGGAGTTCGAGGCCGCGAAGGAGGCCGGCAAGGGTGCCATCGCGATGACCCAGTCCGCCACCGTCTCCATCGACGGCGTCGAGGTCGACATCGCCAAGGACCGCATGTGGGACGAGGCGACCTACCAGGCGCTCATGACGCCGGTCGCGCTGTTCCAGGACGTCTACGAGAACCGCCCGGACCAGCACGACGACCTCGCCGAGCTCTACAGCGAGGACGTCGTCGAGCGGGCGATGAGCGTCGGGAACTAG
- a CDS encoding aldo/keto reductase: MTDDAPAPTPEDVPALGLGTWKLTGDTATEVVTDAVEAGYRHVDTAQLYDNELEVGRGLRAADTDIDADEVFLATKVAPENCSYEDCVSSVRASKDRLGRTPNLVYVHWPRAAYDAAETSRALDDLVDEGTTRAIGVSNFTVELLDEFLTHAEHAPLAHQFECHPLLPQDELVDACHERDVLPVAYSPVARGKALEHPVVQEVADEVDATPGQVCLAWLRARNVAAIPKTTGGHLAENLQSRDVVLSDEQVERISAIEERHRCVNPPSAPWD, from the coding sequence ATGACCGACGACGCTCCCGCGCCGACGCCCGAGGACGTGCCCGCACTCGGGCTCGGCACGTGGAAGCTCACCGGCGACACCGCCACCGAGGTCGTCACCGACGCGGTCGAGGCGGGCTACCGGCACGTCGACACCGCGCAGCTGTACGACAACGAACTCGAGGTGGGGCGGGGCCTCCGGGCGGCCGACACGGACATCGACGCCGACGAGGTGTTCCTCGCCACCAAGGTCGCGCCGGAGAACTGCTCCTACGAGGACTGCGTCTCGTCGGTCCGGGCCTCGAAGGACCGCCTCGGCCGGACCCCCAACCTGGTCTACGTCCACTGGCCCCGCGCCGCGTACGACGCCGCGGAGACGTCCCGCGCGCTGGACGACCTCGTCGACGAGGGGACCACACGGGCCATCGGCGTCTCGAACTTCACGGTCGAGCTGCTCGACGAGTTCCTCACTCACGCAGAGCACGCCCCCCTGGCCCACCAGTTCGAGTGCCACCCCCTGCTCCCGCAGGACGAACTGGTCGACGCGTGCCACGAGCGCGACGTGCTCCCCGTGGCCTACTCTCCGGTCGCGCGCGGGAAGGCGCTCGAACACCCCGTGGTGCAGGAGGTGGCCGACGAGGTCGACGCGACACCCGGGCAGGTCTGTCTCGCGTGGCTCCGTGCGCGCAACGTCGCGGCCATCCCGAAGACGACCGGCGGCCACCTCGCGGAGAACCTCCAGTCGCGGGACGTGGTGCTCTCGGACGAGCAGGTCGAGCGCATCTCGGCCATCGAGGAGCGCCACCGCTGCGTGAACCCGCCGAGCGCGCCGTGGGATTGA
- a CDS encoding SDR family oxidoreductase, which produces MTLFDLTDEVVVVVGGAGRIGPAVCEALADHGAEVVVADVDREAGRGVADDVDGIYHHVDVTSEASIRKLYDAVIDGFDRLDAAVHAAYPRDAAYGDAFLARDQADWREQVDAQLTATATLSREAIRRMHPDGAGTAGQADPDDAVREGGAVVNFGSTYGVAAPDFRVYEEANMPPSPAHYSASKGGILNLTRYLACEFAPEVRVNAVSPGGVFDEQDPEFVAAYEDRTPMERMADPEDVAGAVVYLVSDAASYVTGENIAVDGGWTAQ; this is translated from the coding sequence ATGACGCTGTTCGACCTGACGGACGAGGTGGTCGTCGTGGTGGGCGGGGCCGGACGCATCGGGCCCGCGGTCTGCGAGGCGCTGGCCGACCACGGCGCCGAGGTGGTGGTCGCCGACGTGGACCGCGAGGCCGGCCGGGGCGTGGCCGACGACGTCGACGGCATCTACCACCACGTGGACGTGACCTCGGAGGCCTCGATCCGCAAACTGTACGACGCGGTCATCGACGGGTTCGACCGTCTCGACGCCGCCGTCCACGCGGCCTACCCCCGCGACGCGGCCTACGGGGACGCCTTCCTCGCGCGCGACCAGGCGGACTGGCGCGAGCAGGTCGACGCGCAACTCACCGCGACCGCGACGCTCTCCCGTGAGGCCATCCGCCGGATGCACCCCGACGGCGCCGGGACGGCGGGCCAGGCCGACCCGGACGACGCCGTCCGGGAGGGGGGCGCCGTGGTCAACTTCGGTTCGACGTACGGCGTGGCCGCGCCGGACTTCCGTGTCTACGAGGAGGCCAACATGCCACCGAGCCCGGCGCACTACTCCGCCAGCAAGGGCGGCATCCTCAACCTGACCCGCTACCTCGCCTGCGAGTTCGCGCCCGAGGTCCGGGTCAACGCCGTCTCGCCGGGCGGCGTCTTCGACGAGCAGGACCCCGAGTTCGTGGCCGCGTACGAGGACCGTACGCCGATGGAGCGGATGGCCGACCCCGAGGACGTCGCGGGCGCGGTCGTGTATCTGGTCTCGGACGCCGCGAGCTACGTCACGGGAGAGAACATCGCGGTCGACGGGGGGTGGACCGCGCAATGA
- a CDS encoding glycosyltransferase, protein MTGPASDAPEAVETAVTAPPEHPRDALVSVVVPTYERADRVGGAIESALDQTHDRLEVVVVNDGSTDDTRAVVAEYADAHEQVRALHNDRNRGISHTRNRGIEAADGAYVCQLDDDDRWRPRKVERQLAALDRLREREGHDPADYCGVYCGGVVRDSTGEVVRRVETGAAGDLWPDVLVRFDVRPHSGHLVRRDCIEAVGGYDESFPRGVDWDLTVRLCRHWRWAYVPEPLVERRYADDNVSGDAAFGDPSYEVAIRERLRGKYADDLAANPDARRRFEAMLAKQRGLAALERGDRRRAVRQLARTLRLAPEPIHAAMLGLGALGRRAYRAAWRAKQSVVGT, encoded by the coding sequence GTGACCGGCCCCGCATCCGACGCGCCAGAGGCGGTCGAAACGGCCGTCACGGCGCCGCCCGAGCACCCCCGGGACGCGCTCGTCTCCGTCGTCGTCCCGACCTACGAGCGGGCCGACCGGGTCGGCGGGGCCATCGAGAGCGCGCTCGACCAGACCCACGACCGACTGGAGGTCGTGGTGGTGAACGACGGCTCGACGGACGACACCCGCGCCGTCGTCGCGGAGTACGCCGACGCCCACGAGCAGGTCCGCGCACTCCACAACGACCGGAACCGCGGCATCAGTCACACCCGGAACCGCGGCATCGAGGCGGCCGATGGGGCCTACGTCTGCCAGCTGGACGACGACGACCGGTGGCGCCCCCGGAAGGTCGAGCGCCAGCTCGCGGCCCTCGACCGGCTCCGCGAGCGCGAGGGCCACGACCCGGCGGACTACTGCGGCGTCTACTGCGGCGGCGTGGTCCGCGATTCCACGGGTGAGGTCGTCCGCCGGGTCGAGACGGGCGCGGCGGGCGACCTCTGGCCCGACGTGCTGGTCCGCTTCGACGTGCGGCCCCACTCGGGCCACCTCGTCCGGCGGGACTGCATCGAGGCCGTCGGCGGCTACGACGAGTCGTTCCCACGGGGCGTCGACTGGGACCTCACGGTGCGACTCTGCCGGCACTGGCGCTGGGCGTACGTTCCCGAACCACTCGTGGAGCGCCGCTACGCCGACGACAACGTCTCCGGTGACGCCGCGTTCGGCGACCCGTCCTACGAGGTCGCCATCCGCGAGCGGCTCCGTGGGAAGTACGCCGACGACCTCGCGGCCAACCCGGACGCGCGGCGGCGGTTCGAGGCGATGCTCGCGAAGCAGCGGGGACTGGCCGCGCTCGAACGGGGCGACCGGCGCCGGGCGGTCCGGCAACTCGCCCGGACGCTCCGGCTCGCGCCCGAACCGATCCACGCCGCGATGCTCGGCCTGGGGGCGCTCGGCCGGCGCGCCTACCGGGCGGCGTGGCGCGCGAAGCAGTCGGTCGTGGGGACATGA
- a CDS encoding phytanoyl-CoA dioxygenase family protein, with amino-acid sequence MATVTDAEGEPATDIDVDADTYAATLAADGVVVVEDFFAPSLCDEIREAVESRLDGLPRAGPDDDYGSLATRGEPVVRERTGENDDGMLDVFNMGLAVPALAQLKRDRFVAEVINGAAAERYTPDNLNVYVNRGVTDTRDFHADTYAGKFKSFVYLTDVPDERYGPFQYIPGSHEPSVLRRKAAKLVNRVRGNPSTDGVFYDDDDALVCTASKGTLIIADQGGLHRGTPQEPGFERMLATTSYTPAGADHH; translated from the coding sequence ATGGCTACGGTCACCGACGCCGAGGGGGAGCCGGCGACCGACATCGACGTCGACGCCGACACGTACGCGGCGACGCTGGCCGCCGACGGCGTCGTGGTGGTGGAGGACTTCTTCGCGCCGTCGCTCTGCGACGAGATCCGCGAGGCCGTCGAGAGTCGGCTCGACGGGCTGCCGCGAGCCGGCCCCGACGACGACTACGGCTCGCTCGCGACACGGGGCGAGCCGGTCGTCAGGGAACGCACCGGCGAGAACGACGACGGGATGCTCGACGTGTTCAACATGGGACTCGCCGTGCCGGCACTGGCCCAGCTCAAGCGCGACCGCTTCGTCGCCGAGGTGATCAACGGCGCCGCCGCCGAGCGCTACACCCCCGACAACCTCAACGTCTACGTCAACCGCGGCGTGACCGACACCCGGGACTTCCACGCCGACACGTACGCGGGCAAGTTCAAGTCCTTCGTCTACCTCACGGACGTCCCCGACGAGCGGTACGGGCCGTTCCAGTACATCCCGGGGAGCCACGAGCCCTCCGTCCTGCGGCGGAAGGCCGCCAAGCTCGTCAACCGGGTCCGCGGGAACCCGTCGACGGACGGGGTCTTCTACGACGACGACGACGCGCTGGTCTGCACGGCCTCGAAGGGCACGCTCATCATCGCCGACCAGGGTGGCCTCCACCGCGGGACACCCCAGGAGCCGGGGTTCGAGCGCATGCTCGCGACGACCTCGTACACGCCCGCGGGCGCCGACCACCACTGA
- a CDS encoding N-acetylneuraminate synthase family protein, with protein sequence MPDERDIDPVHIGDRAVGPGEPAYVIAEAGANHDGELAKAKRLVDAAVESGADAVKFQNYTAERLVTRDAPKYWDEGTQYETFTELDVLEREDYEAMAAYARHQDLMYLSTPFDGLAVDLLDDLDVPAYKIASGDLTHHPLLRDVASRGEPVILSTGMATLEEIRAAVGVIEDAGNDDIVLLHCITRYPTDIGDANLRMMSTLMREFDHPVGLSDHTIGTTVPVAAAAMGAAVIEKHFTYDTSLEKSPDHRLSADVEVMSEIVDRTREVHAAMGRAEQGPTEVEADGMRLARRSLVTDRAIEAGERIRRTDLAVKRPGTGLAPKLLFEVDEGEWRATRDLDADTVLTATDVEGLPTGAADDD encoded by the coding sequence ATGCCGGACGAACGCGACATCGACCCGGTCCACATCGGTGACCGCGCGGTCGGCCCCGGCGAACCGGCGTACGTCATCGCCGAGGCCGGCGCCAACCACGACGGCGAACTGGCGAAGGCAAAGCGCCTCGTCGACGCAGCCGTCGAGAGCGGCGCCGACGCCGTCAAGTTCCAGAACTACACCGCCGAGCGGCTCGTCACACGCGACGCGCCGAAGTACTGGGACGAGGGCACGCAGTACGAGACGTTCACCGAACTCGACGTGCTCGAACGCGAGGACTACGAGGCGATGGCAGCCTACGCCCGCCACCAGGATCTGATGTACCTCTCGACGCCGTTCGACGGCCTCGCCGTCGACCTGCTGGACGACCTCGACGTGCCCGCGTACAAGATCGCGTCGGGGGACCTGACACACCACCCGCTGTTGCGGGACGTGGCTTCGCGCGGCGAGCCGGTTATCCTCTCGACCGGGATGGCGACGCTCGAGGAGATCCGGGCCGCCGTCGGCGTCATCGAGGACGCCGGCAACGACGACATCGTCCTGCTGCACTGCATCACGCGGTATCCGACCGACATCGGTGACGCGAACCTCCGGATGATGTCGACGCTCATGCGCGAGTTCGACCACCCCGTGGGGCTCTCGGACCACACCATCGGGACGACCGTCCCCGTCGCGGCGGCGGCGATGGGCGCGGCCGTCATCGAGAAGCACTTCACCTACGACACGTCGCTCGAGAAGAGCCCGGACCACCGGCTCTCCGCGGACGTGGAGGTGATGAGCGAGATCGTCGACCGCACCCGCGAGGTCCACGCCGCGATGGGCCGGGCCGAGCAGGGCCCGACCGAGGTCGAGGCCGACGGGATGCGGCTGGCGCGGCGCTCGCTCGTCACGGATCGGGCCATCGAGGCCGGCGAGCGCATCCGACGCACGGACCTCGCGGTCAAGCGCCCGGGGACGGGCCTCGCGCCGAAGCTGCTGTTCGAGGTCGACGAGGGGGAGTGGCGCGCGACCCGCGACCTCGATGCCGACACGGTGCTGACGGCCACGGACGTGGAGGGACTGCCGACCGGGGCTGCGGACGACGACTGA